DNA from Stutzerimonas decontaminans:
CATTTGGGCTGATGGCCCGATACTCGCCACGCCACCAAGCCACACAAAGAGCTTGTAGCAGCATCAGATCCTCCCGCAAGCCTTTGAGCAATCCTCGCTTCGACGATGACTTGCGCGCCACCGCGAGCAGCAACGCAGGAATTTTCCCCCGCTTTATCAAGCGCTGGGCAAGCGGGAGATATTTCAGGAAATTCCAGGGAGCCTTCATCAATCACCCTCTAGCCTGCGTCATCCGTGACATTGGGAATGTTATCCACCGAACCTGTGGATAACCTTGTGAACAGTTTCTGGATGACTGCTCCAAATGCCCTATCTACGGGGCTGATCTACAGATCGACGCTTTTTTATCCAGCCAGGCAAACCCTTTCAAATCAGCAACTTAGGAGAAGACGAAAACCACGACTCAATGCTGAGGTGAGAAACAGCTGTTGCTAATTCCGAATGTGCATAACCGTGGATTGTCAATGGCTTTACGAGCACTTTGACTGGTGATTGCACGGGGCGTTCGGCCTAATGGACGAACAAGAGGCCAGTCATTGCGACCGGCCTCTGCGCTGCAACTTTTACTGCAAGCTGAGCTGGCCTCGGATTTTTTCCAGGGTGGCCGAGCCGATACCTTTTACTTCAAGCAGCTCGTCTACCGAACTGAACGGGCCATGCTCTTCGCGGTAATCGACGATTGCCTTTGCCTTGGTTGCGCCGATGCCTTTGAGTTCACGGGTAAGCGTGGCGGCGTCAGCGGTATTGAGGTTCACCGACGCCTGAGAGACGACTGCAACCGGAGCAGGTGCGGGCTGTGTTTGAGTGGCGGCATGAGC
Protein-coding regions in this window:
- a CDS encoding ComEA family DNA-binding protein, whose protein sequence is MNKAFLAAAAFAVFASVSFGAHAATQTQPAPAPVAVVSQASVNLNTADAATLTRELKGIGATKAKAIVDYREEHGPFSSVDELLEVKGIGSATLEKIRGQLSLQ